Part of the Hirundo rustica isolate bHirRus1 chromosome 3, bHirRus1.pri.v3, whole genome shotgun sequence genome, CAGCtggaacaggaaagaaaactgttATGATGAACTAGAAGGTGGAAGGACTGAAGtgcaaaaggaaagggaaggatgaAAGCTGGTAGATGGAGATCTTGGTGGGAGAGAAGATGTGAAGAGGATTAGGAGATGTTTAGGACAAATGAGTAGTGTCAGAAAAGAGACTAAGAGTCCAGGAAAATTGGATGGCTGCAAGGGAACTGATCAGTATGATGGCTGAAAGACTTAGCAGGAGAATTCAACTAGAGCTTAGGGGTCAAGATTCTATTGTGGGAAAAAGAATGATTATTTGGGATCGGAATATGGAGGCAGAGTTGGGAAAGATTGTACCGATAACTTTGGGGCAGCCTCTAGTGAGCAACCTGCTCTATGTGACCTTGCTTTGAGCAGGGCATTTCATTAGAGAGACCAGAGGTGTCTTCATCCTCAGTCATTCTTTAGCAGGGCAGGCCATGAAAATGTCATTGTTTCAGTACACTGTTCCATTAGCAGCAAAACTTCATAGCTTTATTGAGTCTGAGATATATTCCTTCATTACTGTACTGTGCTCAAGCATGCAGaaaatttttcctcctttgtgcCCTTTACTCCACCCATCTAACAAGAAATGATGTCATGTCCCATCTGTTGGGGCAGCTGTCTGATATCCAGCATGCTGGATAAAAGCTTTTATCACAGTCCTTTCCTCTGTAAGACCATAATATCTCCTCTTGTTTTATGACAATTGGTATTTactttgaggaagaaaataatttttgagacCTCTCAAACTCAGTTGACGTTGACCAGTTGGCTTTAGAGCTAAGTTTTGGAGGTCTGGAAGAAAGGCAGGATGATGGTAGTTTGTGTCATGTGACAAGGACTATTTTTACTAAATGAGGTAAAAGTAGTAGAAGAGCATCTTGAGACATGAGGAAATAACAGGCACATTCTGTGATGACAAAGTCTCATTAGGACTGTAGTATTGCACCCAGAAAGTGATCTCTTGTGGTCTTGCAGGTTCCACGTCTGAGCTGCTGAAGCATTGATGGGCCACCTTTTCTTTAGATGAATACATCCTTCTGAATATAAAGAAGTGCTTTGGCCACATCTCCTTTTCAGGAGTATAGAACTTTGCTTCACTAAAGTAGTCAAGTCCCAGTATCCCTGACCTGTGTGTGCTGCTTCGGTTTGTCTTTGGAGACTGAACCACTAATTTACTACTTTATTGCAATAGAGCTACTGCCCCTCAGGAGCAGACTGTAAAAATGAGGACAATCAAGatatactttttcttttttattaatattgttcTTAATGTTTGAATAAAAATTATCATTTCGTGTGCAGCTTGTATTTTAAGGAACCAAGAGACTACCAGTAAGCAAAGGgatttcacttttctttcacttttaacACCTAATTTCATATTTTGGTCCTCTTCTACTGCACGTGCTAAAGCCAATAAAAATGATGAGACTTAAAACAACCTGACAATTTGCTTTAGAAGcaagttctatttttttttcctccggTGCAGAAGATGGTTCTGAATTAGGTTTTATGCAGTGGGTGGGTAGCTGAGAAGGAAAGTGGACAGTGAGCAGAAAAGGATGTGTATCTACTGGCAGAAATGATCAGTGCTCTGGATTTAGACAATTTCTGTTGTCACTCATTTTTACTCACACATTAACAAAAATATGTGCCAGCAAACACATATCCTTTTCATACCTGCATGTTTCATGCAtttatctatatatttttaaaataaaaatctcaacTTGTCATTTTATGGTCCAATATTCCATTCAGGAGTAGTAATTCCAATTTTGTTAAATTGTTAAATTACTGGAACACTTGTTTGCAATTGATGTTGCATTTCAAAGCAACAAAGAATCTAAAATCTTATAAACTACCAAAACCAACCTTGGCAAAATTTCCTGTCTTTTAACCAGAgtaaaaacaacattttctaCCATTTACTTCCTTTTTCAATCTGAAGCACATCACACATGTGATGAGATGTAGACTTACTGCTTTGCTTTTGGGCCAGGCAGCTGGGAACTTCCACAGTTTAATGTTAAGGTGCTTCCCATCCTTTCCTGAAATGCTGCATGATCAGGGTAGGGCTTCTGTGAGCATGTCTGAGTCTTTGGCagtgagctgtgccagggtgtTTGGGGCATTTATCTGACTGACATATCCCTCCCTAAGGCTTAACAGCTCTCACCATGCTGCTGTTTCAGTTCCGTGTAACATCCGTGTGTTACCTTCTCCAGCTATTGATAAGGAAAAGAGAGTGAGGCTTTGAGCCAGACCGTAGACACCAGAAAATCCAAGACTCCTGCACAGGGCTGTTTCAGTGCACTTTGCAGTTCTTAGCTCATTAGGATGAGGTGTTCTGTTGTGTTTGTGTAGGTTTTGCTAAGAAGACACTCTGTGACATAGTCTCTTCCTGTCACTGTTTTCCCTAGTGGGGCAAGAGCAAGCAAAAAGGGCAGCTCCTGTAGGCTGGGGTCAGGGGAGTTGTGGAAGTTGCCTTCTGGTACCAGCAAGTGGCTGATAGTAGTCAGCCCTTGGGAATGACCTCATTTGAAGTGAATCCTCTTCATGCTCTATGACTAGCGAGGCAATAAAATATTACGACTCTTCATTTGAGAGCTAAGAATGGAGGAGGGAAAtgttagttttaatttttttaaaaaaaagctctgttttCATAGGAGATAATATGccaggttttcattttctgttgtggtttcttttatattaaaagCTAGTTGTGTTTCTTTTAATGTTGTAGAGCATCATATAATTAAGAATTAGAATACtaatttttaaactaatttttgaGGGGGTTTTGGCCTCCATCACAAAATgttactgaatatttttttattctttttttttcttcccttttctagATCATTCCATACGTTGGGACAATACATGGTGGCCTTGTTCCTGGAGAGCTGATTGTGATACATGGGACTGTTCCTGATGATGCAGACAGGTAGAGGCTGTGTTGTCATGTTTTGCAGTGTCACCATGTGAGCAAGATTGTAATGGACGAAATGTTTCCAGGGCTCCTACTTAGGATGGCACACAAAGGCTTGATCTAAATCCCTGTGATAGCATCAGATTGAAAACAGTCTTAAAGGGTAATCTGAGACTAGCAAAATTGATAACTGAATGTGTTGTGGATAGGAATTAAGTTAAACTGGGATAAGGAGGTATGGACTCGGGCTTGTGCCCAGTAAGGGACTCTGCTCCCTGACCTTATCCAACATTCATTTGATATATTGTGCTGAAGCTGATGGGAGGGAAGGTGGTGAGCGCAGTAAGTGAGGAGTTTACATGATATGAATGATGACCGTTAAATAAATTTAGACATTTATATTCACTGCAATAGATCATGGCAAAACCTTTCACAGCTGTGTAGGAAGAGAGGAGGACaaatgtttggggattttttcttaTCCAGTGACATTCATTGTGTCTGCCTGTTCTGAGGCTCCACAGTACAACACAAATGTGCTGAGCCTTTAGGTGAGTTCTTGAGAGACTGAGCTGAATGTGGTTTGTCTTATTTTTATGAGTAGGTTCCAGGTGGATTTACAGTGTGGCAGCAGCATAAAGCCTCGAGCTGATGTGGCATTCCATTTCAACCCCCGCTTCAGGAGGTCTGGCTGCATTGTTTGCAACACTCTGGAGAGGGAGAaatggggctgggaggagatcACGTATGAGATGCCCTTTGAAAAAGGAAAGTCATTTGAGATTGTCATCATGATTTTAAAGGATAAATTCCAGGTGAGTCTGGGTTGATTCTTCATCTGCAGCCGTTGTCAGGCCAATAAAGTAGAGGTATTTTacataattgaaataaatattggTGGTCTAGGTGTCTCTGATACCTAGGTATAGTCTAACTACGGAAAAGTTTAGAGCTTTTCTTGAAAGAGGTGCTAATTAAATCAGACCTTTAATTTTGTATTGCTTCCCTCAAAATTGGATGAGTAGGCAAGGGACTTCCTGATATAGCTAATGGCTACTCCACCCTTCCCTGTGTTTGTGCAAAGGGCTAATCTTGGGATAAACCTGTTCTGTGACTGGTGTAGGACAGTCCTCGTGGAGGAGACATGTGAGGTGTATTTGTCTTGCTCTGTTAGACTGCAATAATACATTCTATTACATTGGTAATACCACATTGTGAATGATCAGGTGTTAGAGGtgtgaaatgcaaattttaGTGAAGGTAAATGAATCTCTCTCATGGTGATGGAAAGAGAGACTGAATCATGGATGAGCTGAACTTAGTTGATCTGATATTTCTAGAACACTCCTAGGAGTGTTTTGtaccaatttttttctgtaacaaaCCAGTGTAAACCAGATATGTGGGCATGCAATTTGGTACATGGCTGGTGTAATGTATGTTTAAtacagtttttctgttttgcttcctGTTTCTTTAGGTGACTGTAAACAAAAAGCACTTGCTGCTCTACAACCACAGAATTAGCCTTGAAAAAATAGATACTCTGGGAATATATGGCAAAGTGCAGATCAAAACCATAGAGTTTGTTTCTAAGGTAAGCTGCATAGATAGCTGGCTTGTTTGATTCATTTCCTCTGTCCTCTTAAACTGCATGGTGGGATTTATggtgaaagggaaggaaggagaagcagctaCACAGTCCAATGTTAGTAAGGAGATTTTGGTTTCCCCACATTTTAGCATGTGACTCTCATGAGGATTTCTGTCTTCCTGTTTTAGTCTTGCCGTTAGGGGCAAGAAAGTTACAAAAGTTTACAGCTTACAAAGTTAACAGGACAGATGGTATAAGAATTGTTTGGATTCTTAATCTAGGAGTGGACTTCTCAAATATTGCAGGGGCTCCAGAATGAACTCATGAGTATTTAGTGCTTCTAAGTAGCAAGTTTAGGCACAGCTGCAACTTGTTGCTGGGCTTTGAATTGCCAAGGTCAGCCACAGCTGGAACTCCCTGTGCACGTAGTCCTGTTTCTCCTGCTTAGCTGACCAATTTGTTGAATGAAGTCAGAGGGGTACATTCATGGGGATGAGAAGAGGTGTTCTTAGACTTTGTAGCTTGACTTGCACGTGGACCGAACTGCAGTGACTTCCGAGCGAAGGCTGTGCTGTGGCTCCtctcagctgccagctctgctacTGATAGTAAGTTAACGGGGAGCTTTTCCCTGTGCAGAAAGAGAGATCCTTTTGTTCTGGAAGAGTTAGACTTTTAGAACAGAAACTGAAGGTGATAAATTCCAGGGAGATACGGAAGGTGAatgccttttcccttttctggcACTCACTAAGGTAGCCTAACTCCTGCTGTGAAATACCTGGGTCTCTTGGGTGCAATCTTCACTACATTGTGGGCAAAGCTTTTGAGTCTTGCTGCCAAATATCAGGTCTAACTCAGGGCAGCAGACTAATAATTGTTTTGGTAGGAGGCAAAGCTGAGTATAATGAAGTCTGAGCTTTAAACATAGGTCTGCTGTGTTTGAAGATCATTTCCAAAGCTGGTAAGCAGATTTTTATGGGCTCCATATTTTGGCCTTGGGCATGTTGCCATAATAATATTCCTGCAAAAGTTGTCTGTGTCCTGATCTTGGAGGACTGACTCCAAGAAGAGCTTAAGGGCAAGCAGGTGCTTTAAGTTTTTTTCTGAGCAAGCATAAAACATACACTTGGTTTAATCCGTGCCTGCTGATGCTGTGTGCTTTGTGGAAGAAAGGAATGGAGAAGGgtgattttttcctcttagtCTTCGCTTTTTAATACACTTTTCTGAGGAGGAGGTTGGAGGCTTGTATTGAAATAAATAACCTGAAGACACAATTTTCTGGGGCTAAGCTGGAACTGTCTCTGCCATGGCCATGTTGCTCTTCTGTCCTTCCCATGGGAAGGGACAAGGACGTAGAGGGCTGCTTAGAATCCCAAAAACTCTGCTGTGTGGACTTGCCATACTGGTATTTCTACCCCAGTGGGGAAAACTCTGTGGGTACCCTGAGACCCTGAGGGCTTGACAGTGGTCTGACTGTTAAATAAAGATTCAAATTGTAATGAGGTGGTCTTCAGGAATCTTGATTTGGCTTCAGCAGTTGATCTTCAGAACTTTTCTGTAGTTTGTAGGGGTTTGGCTAGCTTTTTCATTGACATAGCCCTAGATTTCCATCTTAACAGTTCACCATTCAAAGCATGATGATCCTTACATTGTTCTAAACCAACTTTATGCTAAAGTTATATGACGTGAGCAATGACACCTAATGTCTCTCTTTCTGCAGTCTTTACAAGGCTCTCAGCCATCGCCTCTAGGAGTAACAAAGATAAGCACAGAAAATGTACGTATGTTTGTGAAAGGTTGAATGAATCTCCCTGTTGTCTGATAAGCTAGataatgttcttttcttctcttgtagGGGGAAATGCCAAATGGTTCACAATTGGTAAGTGTTTCCTATAGATTTGTGGCAAatgtagaattaaaaaaataaaaaattacttctgttatTCGTGAAAAGACATGCTCAAAAGACAAGGAGAAAGGAATTGACAGTCAACTGAAGAAAGATAGTCAGTGAGGTTTTGTAGAGGGATATCCTCTTATCTGCTGCTAGTACAACTGAGACTATTAAATTGTTTAGAAAACCCAAATGATAAACACAACATCCACAAccataaacaaagaaattaaaagaaaataaaagtgaagtATCTGAAGTTTTAAAGGACCAAATcacatttgaaatttttttcacatAAGCGTaggctttgctttctctgccttAGAAAATACCTGCAAACCTAAAGTATTCTGCAGTCATGTTATGTTAACATGTGTGGAACCTGTTTGCTGCATCTTCCTCTTGCTGACAGATCCCTGTGTACACTTCAGGTAGCTGGATGTAAGCATTGCACCTTAGGAGTGAACTTGCACCCAGCTAACATGCAGTATAGATGGAAggagtatttttcattttgcaaaaacCTGCACAGGTGGACTGCATCCACACTGGAGCAAAGACTGCACTCAGACTGAAAAGTGCTTGAAGCCTGGAATATATACAAATAGAATTTGTGGAGAAGGTGAAGTTGCAGTGAGTGCCATAATTTTAGATGCTTTGTCACTTGACAGCTTGCCTTCTTCAGttcttttttcaaaacaaaatgacaCTGAATATTGTAATTTGCAATTGGTGGGCTTAGCAAAAACATAAAGGTGAAGTGCTTTTCCGTTCCCTTCTGTTCCCTGGTAAAAATAACTTctaacacacaaaaaaagacgAATAAAATACTTGCACTATCATTATtagctgctgccaggaggacagaagacttAGGGACTCTGCTTCTAGTACTTATGTGACCATGGGACAACAACACACCTTAGCATGAGTCTTACTCTTTAAAGATACTTCCAGAGAAGAGAAGTCATGTATAAGTCTGAATAATTATGTGATATGTATTTAAACTATTACAGGGAATTTCATgcttacttttttcttcttttttttttttttctttccccttcttcccctccttccacCATTAGTGGTAGCAGAAGTAGTTGTAAATAATGTTTGTTTTGAACCCAAGGTGGTAGTCTAATTAAAACTCAATACATTGATGCGTTTATCTCAGTGTAAAGTTTCCACTGTAGTATTAGGAGCCTGCAATATGCTGGGAGGAGTAACTTTAGCTGTAAGTGCAGTTTTGCAATTGTAGGCCAAAATTTCTTCCTGTCATAGTAAAGCTCACCTTGtataaaaaaagtcaaaaaagtAAATCACAGTCAAAATTTTTACTGGGGGTGTACTTCCAGGGTGTTCCTTATGTTGGGAAACTTGATACTGCACTTCGTCCAGGATGCACAATTGCCATTAAAGGAGAAGTGAATAAAAACCCAAAGAGGTATGTGTTActgatggttttatttctgttatttaacTGAGGTGCTCTTGAGAATGAGTAGGCTTTTCCATTGCTTCTGTACATCTTTACTCACTTGCAACTTTGCCTCTGGAATCATCTGAAACTACAGTGCCGTTTCCTCAGGAACCAGCAGGATTTTGGCTTTAGAGAGGACTTAAAAGAGCAGCTCCATTGTGAAAAGTGAAGGTAAAACCTGAGTGTCTTACCTACTAAATCTGTGTCATTCAcaaatttgtgtgtttgttcaGGGCTCTCCATTCTGCAGGAAGTGTGAGCAAATGTCCTGTACAGTGACAGCTTTTATTCTAAAGAGATCCAAGAGTAAGGATCTGGCAGAAATAAGTGAAACAAAAGTGAGGCGAGTTGCTGGTGTGCTCAAATGCTGCATGTTACAAGATTTCTCTGACACGAGTGATGAAAGTGATGAGCTGAATGATTAAGAAGGATGAAACACCTCTCCTAAGAGGAAAGGCTAAGAGAATttggattgttcagcctgggaaaaaaagtgctcCAAGAAGACCTAATGGTGGCTTTCCAGTACATGAAGGGTGCCCATGAGAAAcatggagagagactatttGGaggagcatgtagtgacagacAAGGGGGAAGGGCTTCCAACTGAAAGAGAATAGGTTTAGGTTAgacatgaagaaagaaaaatttcattaCTGTGAGGGTAGTGAGACATTAGAACAGGGttcccagagaaattgtggatgcTCCATGTCTGGCAGTGttcgaggccaggttggatggggccctgagcaaccagATCTGGtgaaaagtgtccctgctcatggcaggggggttggaacaagattaTTAAAtttaaggtctctcccaacccaggccattctgtgattccatgaaagGTGTTAGGGGAGTATGAGCAGTAATCTTGATAGCAAATTAGGAGCAAAGTGTTGCAAAGAACACATTTTCCAAACATGAAATAAGGCttggggagcaggggagcaCAACACAGTCAAAATGGAGCTGAGCAAATGTCTGAACAAATGCCCTTTAATTTAAGGGCAGTTTTGGCTCTGCAAAAACGTGCCTAAAAATGAAGCAAttaatgagaaatgaaaatgatGCGAAGCATGTTTTCacattgtgtgtgtgtgtattgcACTCCCGTTTCCTCAGGGCATGTTTCTTCCCTCCAGTTGAACAGCATTCAGAGTTCATACTGGAATCCAAGGTCTGGAATCCTTATCCACAAAGTTTGGATGGACTTCAGATTGACTAGGATAATTAATACTTGGAGAGtagcatttcttttccttcttttggcTTGAAAAATTTATTAGCATTTTTCAAGTGCTGGATGTGCACAGATGCATATAAGCATGAAGAGGCTTATTAAAGCATGCAGGTTGTCTGCTTTTTTATGTTTATGCATTTAAAACTATATatttaaagagaatttttaagtgatttcatttcttttgctcAGTTCACACAGCTGtagatgtttctttttctgggtGAAAAAGAGAATTTCACAGCTTGGAAGTGTTGCAGTATTTCCTGTCTGGACTGAATAATTCTCCAAAGAGGGCAACAGTTTGACAGCTGGAGCTAATTTGACTGGGGaggggatatttttttcttcaaatacagTAAGGTCTTTGCCATAGGTTGAAGCATTCATTTGAATTTGAATGAGTTCCCTCTGATCACCCTTCTCGAGAGCTCCTCTTTAGGAACCCTGTTTGGTGACCATGTCTTTGATGGCAGAGTATTCACTCAGCCTGGGCAGAATAACATTTTGTATGCATGGTGTCCCAGCAGTCTTAAATGTATGGAGAGAATCCTTGAACTTTTCCTTAGAGTCCAACCAGTTTGTTGGCAGGAGGAATATGGTGTCTTTCGGTAAAACAAAGCCTTCCACTCTCCATTGCCTGAGTGAAAGAGGTGggggagcaggcagctctgtATGTTCCTGTGAGAATGCTGCTTCCTATTGCGGTAGGGGAGCTGCTCTTGGCTCAATAGCTTCTTGCTGAGACGTGTACAGAAAGCTGTGAGTGATGAAGTGGATCTAGCAGGGTCATGTCCCATATttgctgcctccagcaaagGTTTCTGTGCAGAGGAGACAAATGCATGCGAGCTGGCTGCTTGCTTGGTTCTTCAGGTGAATCACAGTCCTGGCTCCCAAACAGCCTGAGTATTGGCTAAGGACTTGGTAAATGGCATTGACTGCTGTTGTTGTGTCTGTAAACCCTTGGTGCAGTAAACTTAAATATCTTCCAGCTTTGCAATAAATCTGAGACCGAGTGACTCAAAGGACATTGCTTTACATCTGAATCCCcgaatgaaaaataaagtttttgtAAGAAACTCCTACCTTCATGACAgctggggagaagaagaaaaagaagttgctAACTTCCCTTTCAGTCCAGGGATGTACTTTGAGGTAAGATTACCTGATAGAGCATCAAGCTGAAAAATCTGCCAAATGGATTAAAAAGCACATTGGTGCTTAAATGTCCTAACTAATacagatttaaataaaactgctaTTCCTGCATTTCATGTCTAGAAAATACTTAGGATTAAATGGGGCCATAGAGAGCAGAGGTTTGTCTTTATTTAgtaacagttttctttttaagta contains:
- the LGALS8 gene encoding galectin-8 isoform X1 produces the protein MTSLGATEKEMRKLTLDTPQKEIRELPLDTSQKTISNPIIPYVGTIHGGLVPGELIVIHGTVPDDADRFQVDLQCGSSIKPRADVAFHFNPRFRRSGCIVCNTLEREKWGWEEITYEMPFEKGKSFEIVIMILKDKFQVTVNKKHLLLYNHRISLEKIDTLGIYGKVQIKTIEFVSKSLQGSQPSPLGVTKISTENGEMPNGSQLGVPYVGKLDTALRPGCTIAIKGEVNKNPKSFAINLRPSDSKDIALHLNPRMKNKVFVRNSYLHDSWGEEEKEVANFPFSPGMYFELIIFCDAYQFKVAINGVHTLEYKHRFKQLEKINIVEVTGDVHLLDVRSW
- the LGALS8 gene encoding galectin-8 isoform X2, producing MTSLGATEKEMRKLTLDTPQKEIRELPLDTSQKTISNPIIPYVGTIHGGLVPGELIVIHGTVPDDADRFQVDLQCGSSIKPRADVAFHFNPRFRRSGCIVCNTLEREKWGWEEITYEMPFEKGKSFEIVIMILKDKFQVTVNKKHLLLYNHRISLEKIDTLGIYGKVQIKTIEFVSKGEMPNGSQLGVPYVGKLDTALRPGCTIAIKGEVNKNPKSFAINLRPSDSKDIALHLNPRMKNKVFVRNSYLHDSWGEEEKEVANFPFSPGMYFELIIFCDAYQFKVAINGVHTLEYKHRFKQLEKINIVEVTGDVHLLDVRSW